The following coding sequences lie in one Paenibacillus durus ATCC 35681 genomic window:
- a CDS encoding 5'-nucleotidase: MPFDIESKFVIAVASSALFDLTESDRVFREHGEEVYREYQREHENEILTPGVAYPLIKRLLSINTPQDQIVEVILLSRNDPDTGLRVFKSIEKYGLTISRAVFVAGSNPFKYMDAFNASLFLSGNPDDVKEAVEHGFPAGCIYPSDYVDNEEDNEIRLAFDFDGVIADDSAESIFQSGALESFHSHEKEFASKPLPAGPLLRFFTEISKLQQREILKNQNDPDYKPRIRIAIATARNAPAHERVITTLRKRDIRVDEAFFLGGIEKIRVLSVFMPHIFFDDQVGHIEGVARTFPSVHVPFGDVNKRNNT; this comes from the coding sequence ATGCCGTTTGATATTGAAAGCAAATTTGTTATTGCGGTAGCCTCAAGTGCATTATTTGATCTTACAGAATCCGACCGTGTATTCAGAGAACATGGAGAAGAAGTATATCGAGAGTATCAGAGAGAGCATGAGAATGAAATATTAACACCAGGTGTTGCTTACCCACTTATAAAAAGATTATTAAGCATCAATACCCCCCAAGATCAAATAGTCGAGGTTATTTTGCTCTCAAGAAATGATCCTGATACGGGTTTGAGGGTTTTTAAGTCTATTGAAAAATACGGATTAACAATTAGTAGAGCTGTTTTTGTCGCTGGAAGTAATCCTTTTAAGTACATGGATGCTTTTAATGCATCTCTATTTTTATCTGGAAATCCAGATGACGTTAAAGAAGCAGTTGAACATGGATTTCCTGCAGGATGTATTTATCCTTCGGATTATGTTGATAACGAAGAGGATAATGAGATACGTTTAGCATTTGATTTCGATGGTGTCATTGCTGATGATTCCGCTGAGTCTATTTTTCAAAGTGGCGCTTTAGAAAGTTTCCATTCTCATGAGAAAGAGTTCGCAAGTAAACCCTTGCCAGCTGGGCCTTTGTTAAGATTCTTCACTGAGATATCTAAGCTACAACAAAGAGAAATCTTAAAGAATCAAAATGATCCTGATTATAAACCGAGAATTCGAATAGCAATTGCTACTGCTAGAAATGCTCCTGCACATGAAAGAGTGATTACTACACTTAGAAAACGTGATATTAGAGTTGACGAAGCATTTTTTCTCGGAGGTATTGAGAAAATAAGAGTGTTGAGTGTTTTCATGCCACATATATTCTTTGATGATCAAGTTGGCCATATCGAAGGGGTTGCCAGAACATTTCCTTCTGTTCATGTCCCATTTGGAGATGTTAACAAGAGAAATAATACATAA